One part of the Phragmites australis chromosome 3, lpPhrAust1.1, whole genome shotgun sequence genome encodes these proteins:
- the LOC133913707 gene encoding galactokinase, translated as MAQLTPGGIVGGEAELIPTLSSLEPVYGEGSQLDEARLRFARLGDRFEAVYGARPALFARSPGRVNLIGEHIDYEGYSVLPMAIRQDMIVAVRRADGSGQVRVANVDDKYPVCVYPADPDKEIDIKNHKWGHYFMCGYKGVYEYCRSKGIDLGEPIALDAVVDGTVPQGSGLSSSAAFVCSATIAIMGVLEKNFPKKEVAQFTCLSERHIGTQSGGMDQAISIMAKSGFAELIDFNPIHATDVQLPPGGTFVIAHCLAESKKAETAATNYNNRVVECRLAAIVLAIKLGMDTKKAVSSVTTLSDVEGLCVSFAGNEGSSDPGVAVKKLLHEEPYTVEEIEKIAGESLTSVFQSSQTSLDVIKAAKHYKLFQRATHVYSEARRVYAFRDTVSSKLSEEDMLKGLGDLMNESHYSCSVLYECSCPELEELVKVCRDNGALGARLTGAGWGGCAVALVKERIVPQFILNLKEMYYKSRIDRGVINQNDLGLYVFASKPSSGAAIFKL; from the exons ATGGCGCAGCTGACGCCCGGGGGCATCGTCGGCGGTGAGGCGGAGCTCATACCGACGCTCTCCTCGCTGGAGCCCGTCTACGGCGAGGGTTCCCAGCTCGACGAGGCGCGCCTCCGCTTCGCCCGCCTCGGGGATCGCTTCGAGGCCGTCTACGGCGCCCGCCCCGCTCTCTTCGCCCGCTCCCCAG GGAGGGTGAATCTGATCGGGGAGCACATCGACTACGAGGGCTACTCAGTGCTGCCCATGGCCATTCGCCAGGACATGATCGTCGCCGTCAGGAGGGCCGACGGCAGCGGCCAGGTGCGCGTCGCCAATGTCGACGACAAGTACCCCGTCTGCGTGTACCCCGCCGACCCCGACAAG GAAATTGACATAAAAAACCACAAATGGGGGCACTATTTTATGTGTGG GTACAAGGGGGTTTACGAATACTGTAGATCAAAAGGGATAGATCTGGGCGAACCTATTGCACTTGATGCTGTCGTTGATGGCACAGTTCCTCAAG GGTCTGGATTATCAAGCTCAGCAGCGTTTGTCTGTTCAGCAACAATTGCTATCATGGGAGTGCTCGAGAAAAATTTCCCAAAG AAAGAAGTAGCTCAGTTCACATGTCTGTCTGAGCGCCACATTGGAACACAGTCTGGAGGCATGGATCAG GCTATATCTATCATGGCCAAATCTGGATTTGCTGAGTTAATAGATTTTAATCCAATCCATGCAACTGATGTACAACTACCTCCTGGAGGTACATTTGTGATCGCCCATTGTTTGGCAGAGTCCAAGAAAGCAGAGACAGCTGCAACAAACTATAACAACCGTGTTGTAGAGTGCCGCTTAGCAGCA ATTGTTCTTGCCATCAAACTAGGGATGGATACAAAAAAAGCTGTTTCTTCTGTTACAACCCTCTCAGATGTTGAGGGGTTATGTGTTTCTTTTGCTGGGAACGAAGGATCTTCTGATCCTGGAGTAGCTGTGAAG AAACTTCTGCATGAGGAGCCATATACAGTtgaagaaatagagaaaattgcAGGTGAAAGCCTAACATCTGTCTTCCAGAGCTCTCAAACTTCCTTGGATGTTATAAAAGCTGCAAAGCACTACAAGCTATTCCAG CGTGCTACTCATGTCTACTCTGAAGCAAGGCGGGTTTATGCTTTCAGGGATACTGTCTCGTCAAAACTCAG CGAGGAAGATATGCTTAAGGGACTCGGCGATCTTATGAATGAAAGCCATTATAGCTGCAGTGTGCTATATGAATGCAG CTGCCCTGAGCTGGAGGAGCTTGTAAAAGTATGTAGAGACAATGGAGCTCTCGGAGCACGGCTTACAGGAGCTGGCTGGGGTGGCTGTGCAGTCGCCCTAGTCAAGGAGCGCATCGTCCCGCAGTTCATTCTCAATTTAAAG GAAATGTACTACAAATCACGGATCGACCGGGGAGTAATCAACCAGAACGATCTGGGCCTGTACGTCTTCGCATCTAAGCCGTCGAGCGGCGCGGCCATATTCAAGTTgtag
- the LOC133913708 gene encoding protein FAR1-RELATED SEQUENCE 5-like: MSWASPLTILIRRIVETMEVALSMFQQSVDGSLEADGSGENESGAGAAQDAEKSQKDPTVGMTFPTEDEAFNFYNACARWKGFSVRKGHLSRRKCGTVCDRHFVCSFEGKPPPHHTHMIRKHRSVQKSNCLARLELMENPADKRWIIKRFNDEHNHPLASPNKTFMLRSNRKKSAPDVLTESDFYYGVKPAPVQQLWSEEPARVRDAPVVAKDQVSCLSTLRSKEFDKGNTQILLDALTVKQSEDPSFVYAIQLDEKERLTNCFCTDARSVVDYSYFGYAVTLETTYRSSGFDLLFVAFLGVNHHKQVIIFGAALLLDESVESFTWLLRTFLAAMSGRQPKTIFRSLCCNIQSSFYSNAWLMPPAMSVAYTYYCIQTCPGSCSGAEFP, encoded by the coding sequence ATGAGTTGGGCAAGTCCACTGACAATCCTAATTCGACGGATAGTCGAAACAATGGAGGTAGCATTGTCCATGTTTCAGCAGAGTGTTGACGGGAGTCTGGAGGCGGATGGGTCAGGAGAAAATGAGAGTGGAGCTGGTGCTGCACAGGATGCTGAGAAATCGCAGAAGGATCCTACAGTTGGAATGACTTTTCCAACAGAGGACGAAGCATTCAATTTCTACAACGCTTGTGCAAGGTGGAAGGGTTTCAGTGTCAGAAAAGGTCACCTTTCTCGAAGGAAATGTGGAACTGTATGTGATAGGCATTTCGTGTGTAGCTTTGAAGGTAAACCACCGCCGCATCACACACATATGATTAGGAAGCATCGCTCTGTTCAGAAATCAAACTGTTTGGCTCGTCTTGAATTGATGGAAAATCCTGCTGATAAGAGATGGATTATTAAGCGATTTAATGATGAGCATAATCACCCACTCGCTAGCCCGAACAAAACATTTATGTTAAGGTCTAACAGGAAAAAGTCTGCTCCAGATGTACTTACGGAATCTGACTTTTACTACGGAGTGAAGCCTGCCCCTGTTCAGCAATTGTGGTCAGAAGAGCCAGCTCGTGTTAGAGATGCTCCTGTCGTTGCGAAGGATCAAGTTAGCTGCCTAAGTACTCTGCGATCAAAAGAATTTGACAAGGGAAACACACAGATCCTGCTGGATGCTCTTACAGTTAAGCAGTCTGAGGATCCATCTTTTGTTTATGCCATACAATTAGATGAGAAGGAGAGACTGACTAACTGCTTTTGTACTGATGCTAGATCTGTTGTGGATTATTCCTATTTTGGCTATGCAGTCACCTTAGAGACAACCTACAGATCTAGTGGATTTGACTTGCTTTTTGTTGCATTCCTTGGTGTGAACCATCATAAACAGGTTATTATATTTGGCGCGGCATTACTGCTGGATGAGAGTGTGGAGTCTTTCACCTGGTTATTGAGAACATTTCTAGCTGCCATGTCTGGACGACAACCAAAAACAATCTTCAGATCTCTCTGCTGCAATATCCAAAGCAGTTTCTACAGTAATGCCTGGCTCATGCCACCAGCTATGTCTGTGGCATATACTTACTATTGCATCCAAACTTGTCCAGGGAGTTGCTCAGGAGCTGAATTTCCATGA
- the LOC133910828 gene encoding uncharacterized protein LOC133910828, whose amino-acid sequence MHRDYRTRKWIATERDNKTKQHDGHAALPPVCEFGGGHRCRCPPSLRAGAGAGAPDAEEEEEDARLPPPAMTFYPTASIALGNVDFFPLGGSKDDDVVALDHDGSALLGCSTAPPFRAVRILPALEPHRPKGRISPMSLTAGDSLYIVEMHPFYTKPGCFEVLTQSPTGSVDDIPRQGGRSPCWYWRSLLPPPFAYACYHDCVTTCGPDRARDYGIAACAVVGSDSKLWMTAAGRTRSTRTGPGSAPGDRALPFHGRAKYVPEHGLWFGLGSSGWDNRVHCLCASDLAAAGACSVWKWYGMEPPSDQWSPAQESCLVPLGSGKFCVARFFEEDLEVFQRRLQLPQLRRVHRRGGGQQGGWQIWPTHAQTPIQTLHLPRQRFS is encoded by the exons ATGCACAGAGATTACAGAACGCGGAAATGGATTGCCACAGAAAGAGACAACAAGACCAAG CAACACGACGGCCATGCTGCATTGCCGCCGGTTTGTGAATTTGGTGGTGGACACCGTTGTCGGTGCCCGCCCAGCCTACgcgcaggagcaggagcaggagcaccagatgcagaggaggaggaggaggacgctcGGCTGCCTCCTCCTGCAATGACCTTCTACCCCACTGCATCGATCGCGCTTGGTAACGTGGATTTCTTTCCCCTCGGCGGCAGCAAGGACGACGACGTGGTGGCCCTCGACCACGACGGCAGCGCCCTGCTCGGCTGCTCTACCGCGCCACCTTTCCGCGCTGTCCGCATCCTGCCCGCGCTGGAGCCTCACAGGCCCAAGGGGAGGATCAGCCCCATGTCCCTCACCGCCGGCGACAGCCTCTACATCGTCGAGATGCACCCCTTCTACACCAAGCCAGGCTGCTTCGAGGTTCTCACCCAGTCACCCACGGGATCCGTCGACGATATTCCGCGTCAGGGGGGCCGGAGCCCGTGCTGGTACTGGCGCTCTCTCCTGCCGCCTCCCTTCGCGTACGCTTGCTACCACGACTGCGTCACCACCTGCGGCCCAGACCGAGCCAGAGACTACGGCATCGCCGCCTGCGCGGTGGTCGGCAGCGACTCCAAGCTCTGGATGACGGCGGCGGGACGTACTCGTTCGACACG cacgggccctggatccgcccctggcgACCGGGCGCTGCCGTTCCATGGCCGTGCCAAGTACGTTCCCGAGCACGGGCTCTGGTTCGGCCTCGGCTCGTCCGGCTGGGACAACAGGGTGCACTGCCTCTGCGCGtccgacctcgccgccgccggcgcgtgcAGCGTGTGGAAGTGGTACGGCATGGAACCTCCTTCGGATCAGTGGTCCCCGGCGCAGGAATCCTGCCTCGTGCCCCTGGGATCCGGCAAGTTTTGCGTCGCCAGGTTCTTCGAAGAAGACTTAGAGGTATTTCAAAGGAGGCTACAGCTACCACAGTTGCGCCGTGTTCACCGGCGTGGAGGTGGTCAGCAAGGAGGATGGCAGATCTGGCCTACGCATGCTCAAACACCGATCCAAACGCTGCACCTTCCTCGACAACGTTTTTCTTAA